In the genome of Leucobacter luti, one region contains:
- a CDS encoding DUF4233 domain-containing protein, translating to MSHHLNNDGAAEDPELQLSPSETMAHNSAMRISGARRGPQSTQKALASIVLGFELIVVVLFGLTMFGLGTLEPRELGLYLGGGLALVIIFGLALMRRENIGIVIGWIAHGLMLATAILLPMSLIVSLLFTALWIYCMVKGSQMDRDRAAWIAAQGE from the coding sequence ATGAGCCATCACCTGAACAACGATGGCGCGGCGGAGGATCCAGAGCTCCAACTGTCGCCATCCGAGACGATGGCTCACAACTCCGCAATGCGGATCTCCGGTGCCCGCCGCGGGCCCCAGTCGACGCAGAAGGCGCTTGCCTCGATCGTGCTGGGGTTTGAGCTCATCGTGGTCGTGCTCTTTGGCCTCACGATGTTTGGCCTGGGCACACTGGAACCGCGCGAGCTGGGACTCTATCTCGGCGGTGGACTCGCGCTCGTCATAATCTTCGGGCTCGCGCTCATGCGGCGTGAGAACATCGGCATCGTGATTGGCTGGATCGCCCACGGGCTGATGCTCGCAACCGCGATCTTGCTCCCGATGTCGCTCATCGTGAGCCTGCTCTTCACCGCGCTCTGGATCTACTGCATGGTCAAGGGGAGCCAAATGGATCGTGACCGCGCAGCCTGGATCGCGGCGCAGGGGGAGTAG
- a CDS encoding DIP1984 family protein: MKLAEALALRADTQKRIAQLRVRIAANARFQEGDEPAENATTLLAEVELAVDELEQLVRGINATNSVIELELAPRPARGTGGRRREVGAAGGQTGTMTDALARRDTLRLRHAIIVESAAAAQDSGVYRQMRSELREISALSVGELHAQATSLAQELRELDSRIQQANWSHDLIDH, translated from the coding sequence GTGAAACTGGCAGAAGCACTGGCGCTGCGCGCTGATACTCAGAAGCGGATCGCCCAGCTGCGCGTCCGGATTGCTGCGAATGCGCGGTTCCAGGAGGGTGATGAGCCCGCGGAGAACGCCACCACACTGCTTGCAGAAGTTGAGTTGGCCGTGGATGAGCTTGAACAGCTCGTGCGAGGGATCAATGCGACGAACTCGGTGATCGAACTCGAACTCGCTCCGAGGCCTGCACGTGGCACCGGAGGGCGCCGCCGGGAGGTGGGAGCCGCGGGTGGACAGACTGGCACCATGACAGATGCGCTTGCACGTCGCGACACCCTCCGACTGCGGCATGCGATCATCGTGGAGAGCGCTGCGGCCGCCCAGGATTCCGGCGTGTATCGCCAGATGCGCTCTGAGCTGCGCGAGATTTCTGCGCTCTCCGTGGGCGAATTGCACGCACAAGCCACTTCTCTGGCGCAGGAGCTTCGGGAACTCGACTCGCGGATCCAACAGGCGAACTGGTCGCACGATCTGATCGATCACTAG
- a CDS encoding magnesium and cobalt transport protein CorA yields the protein MMPEKIMGGPVPRRGGVFRGRAGSGVSSAEGSTHRTRYVLDGKLTPAPPGIAIADALRFAEQTPAGMALFLFPKPNVTQIAELATAWDLHPLLVEDLLEAGQRPKLERYGDVLFIVVRSARYLDETEDVDFSEFHVVVRPAGIAVLCQDGRWIDGSDESTLPEYSADAANPGDDTLLDNEALLRLGPEAVLYRLLDAVVDGYEPVLRGLRIDREQIERQVFSGDAAVAERIYRLSQEVIDLQHATASLTDVIAALRSGFERHAIPDQLQSYLQDVADNLMRVSIRVTELREALSQILNVNATLVAQRQNEDMKKISGWAAILFAPTLIGAIYGMNFDSMPELHWALGYPLAVGAMAGLAATLYVIFKWKKWM from the coding sequence ATGATGCCCGAGAAGATCATGGGTGGGCCGGTGCCCCGGCGCGGCGGTGTATTCAGGGGCCGTGCTGGTTCGGGCGTATCGTCTGCTGAAGGCTCGACGCATCGCACGCGCTATGTGCTCGACGGGAAGCTGACTCCTGCGCCTCCTGGAATAGCGATTGCTGACGCACTCCGCTTCGCAGAACAGACGCCTGCTGGGATGGCGCTCTTCCTGTTTCCGAAGCCAAACGTCACGCAGATCGCTGAACTTGCAACAGCATGGGATTTGCATCCCCTGTTAGTCGAGGATCTGCTCGAAGCGGGTCAGCGCCCGAAATTGGAACGCTATGGCGATGTGCTCTTCATCGTGGTGCGTTCCGCCCGGTATCTTGACGAGACTGAAGACGTTGATTTCTCGGAATTCCACGTCGTAGTTCGGCCGGCTGGGATCGCGGTCCTGTGCCAGGACGGCCGTTGGATTGATGGTTCCGATGAATCGACACTCCCGGAGTACTCCGCCGACGCGGCGAACCCGGGCGATGACACCCTGCTCGACAACGAAGCACTGCTGCGATTGGGGCCCGAGGCGGTGCTCTACCGTTTACTCGACGCAGTGGTCGATGGGTACGAGCCGGTGCTTCGAGGGCTCAGGATCGATCGTGAGCAGATTGAGCGACAGGTCTTCAGCGGCGACGCCGCTGTGGCAGAACGCATTTATCGTTTGAGCCAGGAGGTGATTGATCTCCAGCACGCGACGGCTTCGCTGACCGACGTGATTGCCGCACTTCGGAGCGGCTTTGAGCGGCATGCGATTCCCGATCAACTGCAGAGCTATTTGCAGGATGTTGCCGACAACCTGATGCGGGTCTCGATCAGGGTCACCGAATTGCGCGAGGCGCTTTCTCAGATCCTGAATGTGAATGCGACACTGGTTGCGCAGCGTCAGAACGAAGATATGAAGAAGATTTCAGGCTGGGCTGCCATCCTCTTCGCCCCGACACTGATCGGCGCGATCTACGGGATGAATTTCGACAGCATGCCTGAACTGCACTGGGCGCTGGGGTATCCACTAGCGGTGGGAGCAATGGCGGGATTGGCAGCAACGCTGTACGTGATCTTCAAATGGAAGAAGTGGATGTAG
- the uvrB gene encoding excinuclease ABC subunit UvrB: MEPTRSVRPFEVVIGYEPSGDQPAAIAQLTDRINAGETDIVLLGATGTGKSATTAWLVEQVQRPTLVLAHNKTLAAQLASEFREMFPNNAVEYFVSYYDYYQPEAYVPQTDTFIEKDSSVNAEVERLRHSTTNSLLSRRDVIVVSTVSCIYGLGKPEEYYEAMVPLIVGDRLDRDVLLRRFVDMQYQRNDIEFVRGNFRVRGDTVEIIPMYEELAIRIEFFGDEIEALYYLHPVTGDVVQQVDAVSVFPGSHYVASREVMNRAMTQISAELETRTKELKSQNKLVEEQRLRMRTTFDLEMMEQIGFCSGIENYSMHMDGRVPGEAPHCLLDYFPDDFLVVIDESHVTVPQIGAMFEGDSSRKRTLVDHGFRLPSALDNRPLKFGEFKDRVGQVVYLSATPGKYEMAQADGVVEQIIRPTGLVDPEIIVKPSEGQIDDLLEEVRVRAERNERVLVTTLTKKMAEQLTTFMEEAGVRVRYLHSDVDTLRRVELLTELRAGVYDVLIGINLLREGLDLPEVSLVAILDADKEGFLRSSTSLIQTIGRAARNVSGQVHMYADKITRSMREAIDETTRRREIQVAYNTEHGIDPQPLRKKIGDITAMLSREAADTEDILSRSGAHSQRKGASPQKTKGKAAARAGAIAEEGSAKLEEIIAELTEQMLAAAEELKFELAARLRDELTEMKRELRSMEAAGHL; the protein is encoded by the coding sequence ATGGAACCCACCCGTAGTGTGCGCCCGTTTGAAGTTGTCATTGGGTACGAGCCCAGCGGCGATCAGCCGGCTGCAATCGCGCAGCTGACGGACCGCATCAACGCCGGTGAAACCGACATTGTGCTCTTGGGTGCCACGGGCACTGGCAAGTCCGCAACCACAGCGTGGTTGGTCGAACAGGTGCAACGGCCCACACTCGTGCTGGCGCACAACAAGACCCTTGCGGCGCAGCTTGCAAGCGAGTTTCGCGAGATGTTTCCGAACAACGCGGTCGAGTATTTTGTGAGTTACTACGACTACTACCAGCCTGAGGCGTATGTTCCGCAAACTGACACGTTCATCGAGAAAGACTCGTCGGTCAATGCTGAGGTCGAGCGGTTGCGACACTCGACCACGAACTCCTTGTTGAGCCGTCGCGACGTCATTGTGGTGTCGACAGTGTCGTGCATCTACGGCCTCGGAAAGCCCGAGGAGTACTACGAGGCTATGGTGCCGCTCATCGTGGGAGATCGGCTCGACCGAGACGTGCTGCTGCGGCGTTTTGTGGATATGCAGTATCAGCGGAACGACATCGAATTTGTCCGTGGCAACTTCCGCGTGCGCGGTGACACCGTCGAGATCATTCCGATGTATGAGGAATTGGCGATCCGAATCGAGTTCTTCGGTGATGAGATCGAAGCGCTCTACTATCTCCACCCGGTCACCGGGGACGTGGTTCAGCAAGTTGATGCCGTGTCGGTCTTCCCGGGATCGCACTATGTTGCGAGCCGTGAGGTGATGAATCGTGCAATGACGCAGATTTCTGCCGAGCTCGAAACCCGCACGAAAGAGCTGAAGAGCCAGAACAAGCTCGTTGAAGAACAGCGTCTCCGCATGCGCACCACGTTCGACCTCGAAATGATGGAGCAGATTGGCTTCTGCTCAGGGATCGAGAACTACTCGATGCATATGGACGGTCGCGTGCCTGGCGAAGCTCCGCACTGTCTCCTGGACTACTTTCCTGATGACTTCCTCGTCGTCATCGACGAATCGCACGTGACGGTGCCGCAGATCGGCGCGATGTTTGAGGGCGACTCGTCACGCAAACGTACGCTCGTGGATCACGGCTTCCGACTCCCAAGTGCGCTCGACAACCGGCCGTTGAAGTTTGGGGAGTTCAAAGATCGAGTGGGCCAGGTGGTGTACCTTTCTGCCACTCCAGGCAAATACGAGATGGCGCAGGCTGACGGCGTGGTGGAACAGATCATTCGCCCCACCGGCCTGGTCGATCCCGAGATCATCGTGAAACCCAGCGAGGGGCAGATCGACGATTTGCTCGAAGAGGTTCGTGTTCGTGCCGAGCGGAACGAACGTGTCCTGGTCACCACGCTCACGAAGAAAATGGCAGAGCAGCTGACGACCTTCATGGAAGAGGCCGGCGTGCGCGTGCGCTATCTGCACTCTGATGTCGATACCCTGCGCCGCGTTGAGCTGCTTACGGAACTGCGCGCTGGTGTCTACGACGTACTGATCGGCATCAATCTCCTGCGCGAGGGTCTGGATTTGCCAGAGGTTTCGCTCGTCGCGATCCTCGACGCAGACAAAGAGGGCTTCTTGCGGTCAAGTACCTCGTTGATTCAGACCATCGGACGTGCTGCGCGAAACGTCTCTGGCCAGGTACACATGTACGCAGACAAGATCACGCGCTCGATGCGCGAGGCGATCGACGAGACGACTCGTCGCCGCGAGATCCAGGTCGCCTACAACACCGAGCACGGCATCGATCCGCAGCCGCTTCGGAAGAAGATCGGAGACATCACCGCGATGCTCTCGCGCGAGGCGGCGGACACCGAGGACATCTTGTCCCGCAGCGGAGCGCACTCCCAGCGAAAAGGAGCCAGCCCGCAGAAGACCAAGGGCAAGGCAGCCGCACGCGCCGGTGCGATCGCGGAGGAGGGGTCGGCGAAGCTCGAGGAGATCATCGCCGAGCTCACCGAACAGATGCTCGCCGCAGCGGAAGAGCTCAAGTTCGAACTCGCGGCACG
- the ndk gene encoding nucleoside-diphosphate kinase, with amino-acid sequence MPAEETLILVKPDGVARGLTGEILRRIEAKGYRVTDLRMLSASRELLAEHYAEHEGKPFFEPLLEFMSSGPIVAVRAEGNRVIEGFRALAGTTDPTTAAPGTIRGDLGRDWGVAVQQNLVHGSDSTLSAERELSLWFA; translated from the coding sequence ATGCCCGCTGAAGAAACTCTCATCCTAGTGAAGCCCGATGGGGTTGCCCGCGGCCTCACCGGCGAAATTCTGCGCCGCATTGAAGCGAAGGGGTACCGCGTCACTGATCTGCGGATGCTCTCGGCAAGCCGTGAGCTGCTCGCAGAACACTACGCCGAACACGAGGGCAAGCCGTTCTTCGAGCCACTGCTCGAATTTATGTCGTCCGGCCCGATCGTGGCAGTACGCGCCGAGGGCAACCGCGTCATCGAAGGGTTCCGAGCCCTGGCCGGCACGACCGATCCGACCACCGCGGCGCCCGGCACGATTCGCGGTGACCTCGGCCGCGACTGGGGCGTTGCAGTGCAGCAGAACCTGGTGCACGGCTCTGATTCGACACTCTCGGCTGAGCGCGAGCTCTCTCTCTGGTTCGCATAA
- a CDS encoding DUF5302 domain-containing protein yields the protein MSQDHSAEQADQESTETPAEDMRAKFREALAKKNARNQGGRANLDGKSAVRGSSSGPVQQREFRRKSGG from the coding sequence ATGTCACAGGATCACTCAGCAGAGCAGGCTGACCAAGAATCAACTGAGACTCCGGCGGAGGACATGCGGGCGAAGTTCCGCGAAGCCCTTGCCAAGAAAAACGCCAGGAACCAGGGTGGCCGCGCCAATCTGGACGGGAAGAGTGCCGTCCGCGGCAGCTCATCCGGTCCGGTTCAGCAGCGCGAATTCCGTCGGAAGAGCGGCGGCTAA
- a CDS encoding folylpolyglutamate synthase/dihydrofolate synthase family protein produces the protein MSATTSEAVYAELLQRVGEAKPRPRIEPVRRLAELAGSPQLSFPVIQVAGTNGKTSTSRAIESLMRAHGLRTGLFTSPHLVDFTERFQIGGEAISGEALTAAWQELQPPLEIVDAELVAAGNGPITFFEALAVLAFTAFTDAPVDVAIIEVGMGGEWDATNIADAQVAVFTPIDLDHTAILGPDIESIARTKAGIVKPGTAVVSAEQDPDAVAELEAATERHGVPLLLQGRDFQLTDDRLAVGGRMITVAGLTGGSYAPTFVPLFGHHQAQNAALAIAAVEAFFGGGRAIAEEVLEEGFGQLTSPGRLQLIGTDPMIYVDAAHNPHGAEALSRAVAESFSFDELALVVGVLAEKDAAGLLAALAPIAHRITLTPVDSERTIAAAELAAMADTEVPGTPVEIAESLPEALDEARAWAGRAPNRGVLVVGSVLLAGEAIAFARSEGWGIA, from the coding sequence ATGAGTGCGACGACGTCCGAAGCGGTATACGCCGAGCTCCTGCAGCGCGTCGGCGAAGCGAAACCGCGACCCCGGATCGAACCGGTGCGCCGACTGGCTGAGCTCGCTGGCTCACCGCAGCTCTCGTTTCCAGTGATCCAGGTCGCGGGAACGAACGGGAAGACCTCAACGAGCCGGGCTATCGAGTCCCTGATGCGTGCTCACGGTCTCCGCACCGGGCTCTTCACGAGCCCACACCTCGTTGACTTCACTGAGCGTTTCCAGATCGGCGGCGAGGCGATCTCCGGAGAAGCACTGACGGCTGCGTGGCAGGAGCTTCAGCCGCCGCTCGAAATCGTCGATGCGGAACTGGTCGCTGCAGGCAACGGGCCGATCACGTTCTTCGAAGCACTCGCAGTCTTAGCGTTCACCGCTTTCACCGACGCTCCTGTCGACGTTGCCATCATTGAAGTCGGCATGGGCGGCGAGTGGGATGCAACGAATATTGCTGACGCCCAAGTGGCGGTATTCACGCCCATCGATCTCGACCACACCGCGATCCTGGGCCCCGACATCGAGTCCATTGCTCGCACCAAGGCAGGGATCGTCAAGCCTGGCACCGCTGTCGTCTCGGCCGAACAGGATCCGGACGCCGTCGCAGAACTCGAAGCCGCGACAGAACGCCATGGTGTACCACTGCTCCTCCAAGGCCGCGATTTCCAGCTCACCGATGACCGCTTGGCCGTCGGCGGACGCATGATCACGGTCGCTGGACTCACCGGGGGATCGTATGCCCCAACGTTCGTCCCGCTATTTGGACATCACCAAGCGCAAAATGCGGCGCTCGCGATCGCTGCGGTAGAAGCGTTCTTCGGAGGAGGCCGCGCCATTGCCGAAGAGGTCCTTGAGGAGGGCTTCGGCCAGCTCACCTCTCCCGGCAGGCTGCAACTCATTGGCACCGATCCCATGATCTACGTCGATGCGGCGCATAACCCACACGGTGCTGAAGCACTGTCACGCGCCGTTGCCGAGTCATTCAGTTTTGACGAGCTGGCACTCGTGGTTGGTGTGCTCGCGGAGAAGGACGCCGCTGGCCTGCTTGCGGCCCTCGCGCCGATCGCGCACCGCATCACGCTTACGCCCGTTGATTCTGAGCGCACCATCGCGGCTGCCGAGCTCGCGGCGATGGCGGATACTGAGGTGCCTGGAACACCGGTTGAAATCGCAGAATCGCTCCCGGAAGCGCTCGATGAGGCCCGCGCATGGGCAGGCCGCGCCCCAAATCGCGGCGTGCTGGTCGTAGGGTCCGTACTCCTCGCGGGTGAAGCCATCGCCTTCGCCCGCTCAGAAGGCTGGGGAATCGCATGA
- a CDS encoding winged helix-turn-helix domain-containing protein has protein sequence MTSRTPDTLSPAEARRIALAAQGFANTARLRQRRPFDPALEKLHVLQIDSVNVFARSHYLPVFSRHGPYSDIALDRQLWHSGEYTEYWAHEAAFIPVYDRALFSWRMADFAARNARTGRADSLAASIARVRDQLSEGRALFVRELEEGPRGNRGPWWDWSDTKHAVELLFAQGEVVSVGREGFQRRYALAAHALPAAALDIPPRLEAQRALIARAARSLGVGTLADFADYHRLKPSEARVAVAALEETGELLPVQVAGWNRGSGAPEQAWLHRDAKLPSRLAPDALLTPFDPVVWFRPRAERMFNFHYRIEIYTPREQRKFGYYCLPLMVGGSLVGRIDLEADRAGKRLLVQAAWQEDRAPSRTVEAATALLAQAAAWQGLEEVSVSGVGNLPLPGRIEASSSK, from the coding sequence ATGACCTCGCGCACCCCCGACACTCTCAGCCCCGCGGAAGCGCGCCGTATTGCGCTCGCAGCACAGGGTTTTGCGAACACTGCCCGGTTGCGGCAGCGGCGGCCGTTCGACCCGGCGCTGGAGAAGCTCCACGTGCTCCAGATCGACTCGGTGAATGTCTTCGCGCGCAGCCACTATCTGCCGGTGTTCTCGCGGCACGGACCTTACTCAGACATTGCACTCGATCGACAGCTCTGGCACAGCGGGGAATACACCGAGTACTGGGCACATGAGGCCGCGTTTATCCCGGTATACGATCGCGCGCTCTTCTCCTGGCGCATGGCGGATTTCGCTGCCCGCAACGCGAGGACTGGCCGAGCTGATTCCCTCGCCGCGTCCATTGCGCGCGTCCGGGATCAACTCAGTGAGGGGCGCGCACTGTTCGTACGCGAACTCGAAGAGGGGCCGCGTGGCAACCGGGGACCGTGGTGGGACTGGAGCGACACGAAGCACGCGGTCGAGCTGTTATTCGCGCAGGGAGAGGTCGTCTCGGTGGGGCGCGAGGGTTTCCAGCGACGCTACGCCCTCGCCGCGCACGCGCTTCCCGCTGCGGCGCTCGACATCCCACCGCGTCTTGAGGCGCAGCGGGCGCTCATTGCGCGGGCAGCGCGGTCACTCGGAGTGGGGACTTTAGCCGACTTCGCAGACTACCACCGGCTGAAACCCTCGGAAGCCCGGGTGGCTGTCGCCGCTCTCGAAGAAACTGGCGAACTCCTCCCAGTGCAGGTCGCCGGCTGGAATCGGGGGTCTGGGGCTCCTGAACAGGCGTGGTTGCATCGCGACGCAAAGCTGCCTTCCCGGCTCGCCCCTGACGCGCTGCTCACGCCGTTCGATCCGGTGGTGTGGTTCCGGCCGCGCGCAGAACGAATGTTCAACTTCCACTACCGCATTGAGATCTACACCCCGCGAGAACAGCGCAAGTTCGGCTACTACTGTCTCCCGCTCATGGTGGGCGGATCACTCGTGGGGCGGATCGACCTGGAAGCTGATCGCGCGGGCAAGCGGCTTCTCGTGCAGGCGGCCTGGCAGGAAGATCGGGCCCCGTCGCGGACCGTCGAGGCAGCCACCGCCCTTCTCGCCCAAGCTGCGGCATGGCAAGGGCTGGAGGAGGTATCGGTCTCGGGCGTTGGAAACCTTCCGCTTCCCGGCCGTATCGAGGCGTCAAGCTCTAAGTGA
- the ilvD gene encoding dihydroxy-acid dehydratase, with the protein MPTYRSFTVTHGRNMAGARALFRAAGVNGADLGRKPIIAVANSFTEFVPGHTHLAPVGRIVSDAISEAGGIPREFNTIAVDDGIAMGHSGMLYSLPSRDLIADSVEYMVNAHCADALICISNCDKITPGMLLAALRLNIPTVFVSGGPMESGRAVLANGMVRTLDLVDAISEAVNESVSDEDIQTIEEAACPTCGSCSGMFTANSMNCLTEAIGLSLPGNGSTLATHTARKSLYENAGALVVDITRRHYDDDDFSVLPRSIATPAAFENAMALDIAMGGSTNTILHLLAAAHEAGVDFGLAEIDAVSRRVPCLAKVAPNVANGKTYYMEDVHRAGGIPALLGELRRGGMLDDSVHTVHSKTLGSWLDEWDVRGGRASDEAIELWHAAPGGVRSSTAFSQSERWRELDLDAENGCIHSVEHAYSRDGGLAVLRGNIAVDGAVVKTAGVDESIWTFSGPAVVCESQDEAVERILNKQVVEGDVVVIRYEGPRGGPGMQEMLYPTSFLKGRGLGKTCALITDGRFSGGTSGLSIGHVSPEAARGGTIALVENGDMISIDIPTRAITLEVPDTELERRRLALEAAGGYRPQNRVRPVTDALRAYAAFAQSADKGAVRVIPAQF; encoded by the coding sequence ATGCCCACCTATCGTTCTTTCACTGTCACCCATGGTCGGAATATGGCCGGCGCCCGTGCACTCTTCCGTGCGGCAGGCGTCAACGGTGCTGACCTCGGACGCAAGCCGATTATCGCCGTCGCAAACTCATTCACCGAGTTTGTGCCCGGACACACCCACCTCGCGCCGGTTGGTCGGATCGTGTCCGACGCAATTTCCGAGGCAGGAGGGATTCCACGCGAGTTCAATACGATCGCGGTGGATGACGGAATCGCGATGGGGCACTCGGGGATGTTGTACTCACTCCCCTCACGGGATCTCATCGCAGACTCGGTGGAGTACATGGTCAATGCACACTGCGCTGATGCGTTGATCTGCATCTCGAATTGCGACAAGATTACGCCGGGCATGCTGCTCGCGGCGCTGCGCTTGAACATCCCCACCGTGTTCGTTTCGGGTGGCCCGATGGAGTCCGGGCGCGCGGTGCTCGCGAACGGCATGGTGCGCACGCTTGACCTGGTTGACGCGATCTCGGAGGCCGTGAACGAGAGCGTCTCGGATGAGGACATTCAGACAATCGAAGAAGCGGCCTGCCCCACGTGCGGTTCGTGCTCTGGCATGTTCACTGCGAATTCGATGAACTGCCTCACCGAAGCGATCGGACTCTCACTTCCGGGCAACGGATCGACGCTCGCCACCCACACTGCACGGAAGTCGCTGTACGAGAACGCCGGTGCGCTCGTCGTGGATATCACCCGCCGCCACTACGACGACGATGACTTCAGCGTGCTCCCGCGCAGTATTGCAACGCCGGCAGCATTTGAAAACGCGATGGCGTTGGACATTGCGATGGGGGGATCGACAAATACGATCCTCCATTTGCTCGCTGCCGCCCACGAAGCCGGAGTAGATTTCGGCCTGGCAGAAATTGACGCGGTCTCGCGGCGGGTGCCGTGTCTCGCGAAAGTGGCACCCAATGTCGCGAATGGCAAGACCTACTACATGGAAGATGTTCACCGTGCGGGAGGGATTCCAGCACTGCTTGGCGAGCTTCGTCGCGGCGGTATGCTCGACGACTCCGTGCATACTGTGCACTCGAAAACCCTAGGTTCATGGCTGGACGAGTGGGATGTGCGGGGCGGTCGCGCGAGCGACGAAGCGATCGAGCTGTGGCACGCTGCGCCGGGTGGTGTGCGCTCCTCAACCGCCTTCTCGCAGTCGGAGCGCTGGCGAGAGCTCGATCTCGATGCCGAGAACGGCTGTATCCATAGCGTTGAGCACGCGTATTCGCGAGATGGAGGCCTCGCCGTGCTGCGTGGCAACATTGCCGTCGACGGCGCAGTCGTGAAGACTGCAGGCGTCGACGAATCGATTTGGACGTTCTCTGGTCCGGCCGTGGTGTGTGAGTCCCAAGACGAGGCCGTGGAGAGGATTCTGAACAAGCAGGTCGTTGAGGGCGACGTTGTCGTAATTCGGTATGAGGGTCCCCGAGGCGGCCCAGGCATGCAGGAGATGCTGTACCCCACCTCGTTTTTGAAGGGGCGCGGCCTCGGGAAAACCTGTGCGCTGATCACCGATGGCCGATTCTCGGGCGGCACCTCAGGACTCTCGATCGGGCATGTCTCCCCCGAGGCTGCGCGCGGAGGAACAATCGCGCTTGTCGAGAACGGGGACATGATCTCGATCGACATCCCAACTCGGGCGATCACGCTGGAGGTGCCCGATACTGAACTCGAGCGCAGGCGCCTCGCGCTCGAAGCGGCGGGCGGCTATCGACCCCAGAACCGGGTGCGGCCCGTCACTGATGCTCTGCGGGCGTACGCTGCATTCGCGCAGTCGGCAGACAAGGGCGCGGTTCGAGTCATCCCAGCGCAGTTCTAG
- a CDS encoding helix-turn-helix transcriptional regulator yields the protein MIRPRTPRGIQLGEFLTARRRANSRAAHGLPPGSRRSTVGLSREEVATLAGISVSWYTWLEQGRDINASRQVLTAVARVLQLTDSEAEFVFALAGPGKEVAATLPDQASAQLLRMIDALDFPAFILASDWTIVGWNAGYEWLYGSIAVTPQHERNLLHLVYTDPRLREILPNWERDSRNFLAEFRAESGVRLSSERHRAVVAALSEHSADFRAQWAEHTIDRFRSRRRIFVHPDAGELVFEHHRLVPSDAAELHVVMYVPLAPGGAAPSLGERSA from the coding sequence ATGATTCGCCCACGCACACCACGCGGCATTCAATTGGGAGAGTTCCTGACGGCCCGGCGCCGCGCCAACTCCCGCGCAGCGCACGGGCTCCCGCCGGGCAGCCGGCGCAGTACCGTTGGCCTCAGTCGGGAGGAAGTCGCCACACTCGCAGGGATCAGCGTGAGCTGGTACACCTGGCTTGAGCAGGGCCGGGACATCAATGCCTCTCGCCAGGTACTTACCGCGGTCGCCCGTGTGCTCCAGCTCACAGATTCCGAGGCCGAGTTCGTGTTTGCGTTGGCTGGCCCTGGCAAAGAAGTTGCGGCGACACTCCCGGACCAGGCGTCTGCGCAGCTGCTGCGCATGATCGATGCGCTCGACTTCCCGGCCTTCATCTTGGCGAGCGACTGGACCATCGTGGGCTGGAACGCGGGGTACGAGTGGCTGTATGGATCCATCGCCGTGACCCCTCAGCACGAGCGCAACTTGCTCCACCTTGTCTATACGGATCCGCGACTGCGCGAAATCCTTCCGAACTGGGAGCGTGACAGCCGAAATTTCCTTGCCGAGTTCCGAGCGGAATCTGGCGTGCGTCTCAGCTCAGAGCGGCACCGGGCAGTCGTGGCTGCACTGAGCGAGCACAGCGCAGACTTCCGCGCACAATGGGCTGAGCACACCATCGACCGCTTCCGTTCGCGACGACGTATCTTCGTGCATCCAGATGCTGGCGAACTCGTGTTCGAACATCACCGCCTCGTCCCATCAGACGCGGCCGAGTTGCACGTCGTGATGTACGTGCCGCTCGCACCCGGGGGAGCGGCCCCCTCCCTTGGGGAACGCAGCGCCTAG